The following nucleotide sequence is from Pseudomonas sessilinigenes.
TGCCAAGGTGATCGAGGCCGCTGGCCTGAAAGTGCGCCGCGTGAACAAGGTGACTGAAGGTCGCCCGCATGTGGTCGATATGATCAAGAACGACGAAGTCACCTTGATCATCAATACCACTGAAGGTCGCCAGTCGATTGCTGACTCCTACTCCATTCGTCGTAACGCCTTGCAGCACAAGATCTACTGCACCACTACGATTGCTGCTGGCGAAGCTATCTGTGAAGCGCTGAAGTTCGGCCCTGAAAAAACCGTTCGGCGCTTGCAGGATCTACACGCAGGATTGAATGCATGAATAAATACCCAATGACCGTCCAGGGCGCTCGCGCCCTGGAAGAAGAGCATGCTCACTTGACCAAGGTCGTGCGTCCGAAGCTCAGCCAGGACATCGGCACGGCCCGAGAACTGGGCGACTTGAAGGAAAATGCCGAATACCATGCCGCGCGCGAGCAGCAAGGCATGGTCGAGGCTCGGATCCGTGATATCGAAGGCCGCCTGCAGAACTCGGTGGTTATCGATGTCACCACCATTGCTCATACTGGCAAGGTTATCTTTGGCACTACGGTCGAGATCGCCAACGTCGAAACAGACGAGAGCGTGACCTATCAGATCGTTGGTGAGGACGAGGCTGACATCAAGCTCGGCAAGATCTCCGTTGCCTCTCCGATCGCCCGTGCCTTGATTGCCAAGGAAGAGGGTGATGTGGTGGTCGTCAAAACGCCAGGCGGCGTTATCGAGTACGAGATTGTCGAAGTCCGTCACATCTGAAAGAAGGCGCCCGCTGCATGCGGGCGCCATGCTTTGGCAGCTGACCCAGATGTTGTGGGTCGGCGGCTTATGGTTATTGCATCTCGGGTTGCTGCCTGCCTTGGGGCAAATCGGTCTGGCACCGTTGCTGATCGATGAGATCTCGACGCTACTAAGTGCATTGCTGGTGGCTTTCGCCGCCGTTTGTGTCGCTCTCCAGGTTCTGGTCTTGATCCAGTCCGAGGGGTTGCAGAGCGTGTGGCGGGATATTCGGGGGCAACTGCTGTTGATGGCGATGTATGCGTGTGCAATGTATTTCACTGTGCACAAGTTATTGCCGGAAGCTCAGCGCTGGCAGTTGTTCAGCTACTTGGTCCTGGGATTCTCCGGCCTGTTGCTGGTCTTGCAGCCAGTGCCAGGGTGGGGTGGAAGGGTGCGCCAGGCACACCCTTGACCTGGATCGACGTCAATTGAAACGATGGACGTTCGAGAGTTGCTTGTTTACCTTGGCGTTCTTGCGGTAGATCAACGCCATCTTGCCGATGACTTGTACCAGATCCGCCTTGCCGGTCTTGCACAGTTCGGCGATGGCTTCCAGGCGCGACTCGCGCTCAAGGATATTGAGCTTGATCTTGATCAGCTCGTGATCGCTCAAGGCGCGTTCAAGTTCGGCTAGTACACCTTCGGTCAAACCATTGTCAGCCACAGTCAATACTGGTTTCAGATGGTGGCCAATGGATTTGTACTGTTTCTTCTGCTCTTGAGTGAGCGGCATAATCTGACCCCTGCGTCTGATCTTGTAAAAAGCGGCGGCCAGTTTACCCGAGCGAGTCCGGGACCGCCCAGTTAATCACGACGCGTTTTATTTTTGAGGTGGCCCGTGGCCCGTTCCAAGACAAGCCATAACTGGCTAAAAGAACATTTCAACGACCCATTCGTCAAAATGGCGCAAAAAGATGGGTACCGTTCCCGTGCCAGCTACAAGCTACTGGAAATCCAGGAAAAAGATCGTCTCATCCGCCCGGGCATGAGCGTTATCGACCTGGGAGCTGCCCCGGGTGGCTGGTCGCAGGTGACCAGTCGTCTGATTGGCGGCCAGGGGCGCTTGATCGCTTCCGATATCCTGGAGA
It contains:
- the greA gene encoding transcription elongation factor GreA: MNKYPMTVQGARALEEEHAHLTKVVRPKLSQDIGTARELGDLKENAEYHAAREQQGMVEARIRDIEGRLQNSVVIDVTTIAHTGKVIFGTTVEIANVETDESVTYQIVGEDEADIKLGKISVASPIARALIAKEEGDVVVVKTPGGVIEYEIVEVRHI
- a CDS encoding MFS transporter; this translates as MLWQLTQMLWVGGLWLLHLGLLPALGQIGLAPLLIDEISTLLSALLVAFAAVCVALQVLVLIQSEGLQSVWRDIRGQLLLMAMYACAMYFTVHKLLPEAQRWQLFSYLVLGFSGLLLVLQPVPGWGGRVRQAHP
- a CDS encoding YhbY family RNA-binding protein; its protein translation is MPLTQEQKKQYKSIGHHLKPVLTVADNGLTEGVLAELERALSDHELIKIKLNILERESRLEAIAELCKTGKADLVQVIGKMALIYRKNAKVNKQLSNVHRFN